In the genome of Telluria beijingensis, one region contains:
- a CDS encoding chemotaxis protein CheW: MNQEPDNGLVEAFLPTMQDVMRRQAALHELHQTWRLIEASAKMNCPVEARLLLPAVLATRTGLVQLERDLVANMVSEKVRQVVQDAATRAQYALDLLVRNLFERTADVGFLAADLDLCRFLARLAAGEAPEREPVRRRLVAYRDKYTVYDDIVLLAPDGAVLLRADPGDGLARSSDPLVAATLAAPGYVETFRASDLRPGAPRALLYSQAMRDPDSGAILGVLCLSFRFEHELAAIFQAYGGADRRANLLLLDADDCVVGSLDPLWIAPGVRVPVNLDGDAAPRLFAGREYLVATSVSQGYQGYPGPPGWKTQVMAPLDLAFRGAHPDAAAQLAPRMLQGLLSHAHTFSPALHALMASVLGATRAIKRIVWNGKVAAGGAGDRLGPVLDQIAEAGERSDAAFSQSIQGLYQTVLASSLQAAGATAQLLVDMLDRSLYERANDCRWWALAGQLRQALAAGDSPGRAEAIGALLRHINGLYTVYSRLFVYDRTGRIVAATGAQDVVGSRIEGDTLGAVCGLRSEMDHYAEPFAPTPLYDGRPTFVYHAAIRHPERDTAVVGGIGIVFDSAVELRDMLDAGVAGRAGMQAFLVSPDGRVLCGTDPAWPAGAQLPLERALLDAAARQGAARGIVEHGGRYCVAACARADGYREFRADAGREQPVLSVLLQSFGPVRTEAELAALAGPERIRTEHEHGLDYALFQVDGVLMALDAGAVMEALPVARVKRTPPTSGARIGMLDVDADDGRRGVVWVFDLARLVSGRPHAPRADGQVILVRHSATTVGLLVDDVHSVQRFDPAASAAFALAGDAAALSTKLLEANGGELLIQELDVQRILARICGAGVVAA, translated from the coding sequence ATGAACCAAGAACCCGATAACGGTCTGGTGGAGGCCTTCCTGCCAACCATGCAGGATGTGATGCGGCGCCAGGCGGCGCTGCACGAGCTGCACCAGACCTGGCGCCTGATCGAGGCGTCCGCAAAGATGAATTGCCCCGTCGAGGCGCGCCTGCTGTTGCCAGCCGTGCTGGCCACGCGCACCGGCCTGGTGCAGCTGGAGCGCGACCTGGTCGCCAATATGGTGTCCGAAAAGGTGCGCCAGGTGGTGCAGGACGCCGCCACCCGCGCCCAGTACGCGCTCGACCTCCTTGTGCGCAACCTGTTCGAACGCACCGCCGACGTCGGCTTCCTGGCGGCCGACCTCGACCTGTGCCGCTTCCTGGCGCGCCTGGCCGCCGGCGAGGCGCCCGAGCGCGAGCCGGTGCGCCGGCGCCTGGTGGCCTACCGCGACAAGTACACCGTGTACGACGACATCGTGCTGCTGGCGCCGGACGGCGCGGTGCTGCTGCGGGCCGACCCCGGCGACGGCCTGGCGCGCAGCAGCGACCCGCTGGTGGCGGCCACGCTGGCGGCGCCGGGCTACGTCGAAACCTTCCGCGCCAGCGACCTGCGTCCCGGCGCGCCGCGCGCGCTGCTGTATTCGCAGGCCATGCGCGACCCCGACAGCGGCGCCATCCTCGGCGTGCTGTGCCTGAGCTTTCGCTTCGAGCACGAGCTGGCCGCGATCTTCCAGGCCTATGGCGGCGCCGACCGGCGCGCCAACCTGCTGCTGCTCGACGCCGACGATTGCGTGGTCGGCAGCCTCGATCCGCTCTGGATCGCGCCCGGCGTGCGGGTGCCGGTCAACCTCGATGGCGACGCCGCGCCGCGCCTGTTCGCCGGCCGCGAATACCTGGTCGCCACCAGCGTCTCGCAAGGCTACCAGGGGTATCCCGGCCCGCCCGGCTGGAAGACGCAGGTGATGGCGCCGCTCGACCTGGCCTTTCGCGGCGCGCATCCGGACGCGGCGGCGCAGCTGGCGCCGCGCATGCTGCAGGGATTGCTGTCGCACGCCCACACCTTCAGCCCGGCGCTGCATGCGCTGATGGCGTCGGTGCTGGGCGCCACCCGGGCCATCAAGCGCATCGTCTGGAACGGCAAGGTCGCGGCCGGCGGCGCCGGCGATCGCCTGGGCCCCGTGCTCGACCAGATCGCCGAGGCCGGAGAACGCAGCGACGCGGCGTTCTCGCAGTCGATCCAGGGCCTGTACCAGACGGTGCTGGCCTCGAGCCTGCAGGCGGCCGGCGCCACTGCCCAGCTGCTGGTCGACATGCTCGACCGCAGCCTGTACGAGCGCGCCAACGACTGCCGCTGGTGGGCCCTGGCCGGCCAGCTGCGCCAGGCGCTGGCCGCTGGCGACAGTCCCGGACGGGCCGAGGCCATCGGCGCGCTGCTGCGCCACATCAACGGCCTGTACACGGTCTACAGCCGCCTGTTCGTGTACGACCGCACGGGCCGCATCGTGGCCGCCACCGGCGCGCAGGACGTGGTGGGCAGCCGCATCGAGGGCGACACCCTGGGCGCCGTGTGCGGCCTGCGCAGCGAGATGGACCATTACGCCGAACCGTTCGCGCCCACGCCGCTGTACGACGGCCGGCCGACCTTCGTCTACCACGCCGCGATTCGCCACCCCGAACGCGACACGGCCGTGGTGGGCGGCATCGGCATCGTGTTCGACAGCGCGGTCGAGCTGCGCGATATGCTCGACGCCGGCGTCGCCGGCCGCGCCGGCATGCAGGCCTTTTTGGTCAGCCCCGACGGCCGGGTCTTGTGCGGCACCGATCCGGCCTGGCCGGCGGGCGCGCAGCTGCCGCTCGAACGCGCGCTGCTGGATGCGGCGGCGCGGCAGGGCGCCGCGCGCGGCATCGTGGAACATGGCGGCCGCTATTGCGTGGCGGCCTGTGCGCGCGCCGACGGCTATCGCGAGTTCCGCGCCGATGCTGGCCGCGAACAGCCGGTGCTGTCGGTGCTGCTGCAATCGTTCGGCCCGGTGCGCACGGAGGCCGAGCTGGCGGCGCTGGCCGGTCCCGAGCGCATTCGCACGGAACACGAGCATGGCCTGGACTATGCGCTGTTCCAGGTGGATGGTGTCCTGATGGCGCTGGATGCCGGGGCCGTGATGGAGGCGTTGCCCGTCGCGCGCGTCAAGCGCACGCCACCGACGAGCGGCGCCCGCATCGGCATGCTCGACGTCGATGCAGACGACGGCAGGCGCGGCGTCGTGTGGGTATTCGACCTGGCGCGCCTGGTGTCCGGCCGCCCACATGCGCCGCGCGCGGACGGGCAGGTGATCCTGGTGCGCCACAGCGCCACCACGGTCGGCCTGCTGGTGGACGACGTGCATTCGGTGCAGCGCTTCGACCCGGCGGCATCGGCCGCGTTCGCGCTGGCGGGCGACGCTGCGGCGCTATCGACGAAGCTGCTCGAGGCGAATGGCGGCGAGCTGCTGATCCAGGAACTCGACGTGCAGCGCATCCTGGCGCGCATTTGCGGCGCCGGGGTCGTCGCGGCCTAG
- a CDS encoding AraC family transcriptional regulator: MQAIRELAALIDRHAPEEGMHRRPVPGMWLIRSDRTTEPLHVVHAPAVCIIAQGAKLVSLGGSDFHYDPAKYLVVSVDLPVTGCVTQASAAQPYLCLRVDLDPQMLAALDLELPARPSPRPRGAPPSRGLFLSETTPSLADVAARLVRLLDAPEDIPVLAPLLLKELHYRLLTGEHADVVRHIARGEGRMAQVTRAICWIKDNFNRPLSIERLAGDVGMSSSTLHEHFKSVTSMSPLQYQKQLRLQEARRLMLTGAKDAARAGHAVGYESSSQFSREYARFFGLSPGRDSTRLRQSMFDGGAGLLQAMR, translated from the coding sequence ATGCAAGCGATCCGTGAACTCGCCGCCCTGATCGACCGCCACGCGCCGGAGGAAGGCATGCACCGGCGCCCCGTGCCCGGCATGTGGCTGATCCGCAGCGACCGCACCACCGAGCCGCTGCACGTGGTGCATGCGCCGGCGGTCTGCATCATCGCCCAGGGCGCCAAGCTGGTGTCGCTGGGCGGCAGCGATTTTCATTACGACCCGGCCAAGTACCTGGTGGTGTCGGTCGACCTGCCGGTGACCGGCTGCGTGACCCAGGCCAGCGCGGCGCAGCCGTACCTGTGCCTGCGGGTCGACCTCGATCCGCAGATGCTGGCCGCGCTCGACCTCGAACTACCGGCGCGCCCAAGCCCGCGTCCACGCGGCGCGCCGCCGTCGCGCGGCCTGTTCCTGAGCGAGACCACGCCCAGCCTGGCCGACGTCGCGGCGCGCCTGGTGCGCCTGCTCGATGCGCCCGAGGACATCCCGGTACTGGCCCCGCTGCTCTTGAAGGAGCTGCACTATCGCCTGCTCACCGGCGAGCACGCCGACGTGGTGCGCCACATCGCGCGCGGCGAAGGCCGCATGGCGCAAGTCACGCGCGCGATCTGCTGGATCAAGGACAACTTCAACCGCCCGCTGAGCATCGAGCGCCTGGCCGGCGACGTCGGCATGAGTTCATCCACCCTGCACGAGCACTTCAAGTCGGTGACCTCGATGAGCCCTCTGCAATACCAGAAGCAGCTGCGCCTGCAGGAGGCGCGGCGCCTGATGCTCACCGGCGCCAAGGACGCGGCGCGCGCCGGCCATGCGGTCGGCTACGAGAGCAGCTCGCAGTTCTCGCGCGAGTATGCGCGCTTCTTCGGCCTGTCGCCGGGCCGCGATTCGACGCGCCTGCGCCAGTCGATGTTCGATGGCGGCGCCGGGCTGCTGCAGGCCATGCGCTAG
- a CDS encoding MSHA biogenesis protein MshP — MNRIHLRIRRQTGFAYIAAVVLLVVVAGLAVALLRLTATQQATVNQALLGARASLAARGGVEWAFNVLGTQCQPAPTSTTLTQFQAESGFQVTITCSYSTYFEGERIRLPGPGGDPEQVADPLAKRIYRISAVACNGGGASCPEQGAAAAAADYVERARVATVCVVMDPSNTLIPCET, encoded by the coding sequence ATGAATCGCATCCACCTCCGCATCCGTCGACAGACCGGTTTTGCCTATATCGCGGCGGTGGTGCTGCTGGTGGTTGTCGCCGGGCTGGCGGTTGCGCTGCTGCGCCTGACCGCGACCCAGCAGGCCACCGTCAACCAGGCGCTGCTCGGCGCCAGGGCCAGCCTGGCCGCGCGCGGCGGCGTCGAATGGGCGTTCAACGTGCTGGGCACGCAGTGCCAGCCGGCGCCGACGTCGACCACACTGACGCAGTTCCAGGCCGAGTCGGGCTTCCAGGTCACCATCACCTGCTCGTACAGCACCTATTTCGAGGGCGAACGGATTCGCCTGCCGGGGCCGGGTGGCGATCCCGAACAGGTCGCCGATCCCCTGGCCAAGCGCATCTACCGGATCAGCGCCGTCGCCTGCAACGGCGGCGGCGCCAGCTGCCCGGAACAGGGCGCCGCCGCCGCGGCGGCGGACTACGTGGAACGCGCACGCGTGGCCACCGTTTGCGTGGTCATGGATCCGTCCAATACCCTCATTCCCTGCGAAACCTGA
- a CDS encoding prepilin-type N-terminal cleavage/methylation domain-containing protein: MRRQSGFSLVELIVVIVLIGIIGGVLSMQLAPAIRAYLAVAERAALTHQADTALRRIVGDVRRAVPNSLRLGSNQCLELVPSSDGGRYRNDQDYQNGAQAAAFLDDTAVRHVFDVLTPFNREPVQGDAIVIGNQNPADVHGGVNVALVDAIGAPPAASMGERRITLQAATGLRVPEGYTGARFMVVPAAERTVSYVCDSGNLYRIARTDASLAPRCTVPANAPLLASGVSSCDFVYSANQGATQESGYARLHLTLSGKDEAVSLTLGAHVDNVP, encoded by the coding sequence ATGAGACGGCAGTCAGGGTTTTCGCTGGTCGAGCTGATCGTCGTCATCGTCCTGATCGGGATCATCGGCGGCGTGCTGTCCATGCAGCTGGCGCCGGCGATCCGCGCCTACCTGGCGGTGGCCGAGCGCGCCGCCCTGACCCACCAGGCCGATACCGCGCTGCGCCGCATCGTCGGCGACGTGCGCCGCGCCGTGCCCAATTCGCTGCGCCTCGGCTCCAATCAATGCCTGGAACTGGTGCCGAGCAGCGATGGCGGCCGCTATCGCAATGACCAGGATTACCAGAACGGCGCACAAGCGGCCGCCTTCCTCGACGATACGGCAGTGCGCCACGTGTTCGACGTGCTCACGCCATTCAACCGGGAGCCCGTGCAGGGCGACGCCATCGTCATCGGCAACCAGAATCCGGCAGACGTCCACGGCGGCGTCAATGTCGCCCTGGTCGATGCGATCGGCGCGCCACCCGCCGCCAGCATGGGCGAACGGCGCATCACGCTGCAGGCGGCGACTGGCTTGCGCGTCCCGGAAGGCTATACCGGCGCCCGCTTCATGGTCGTGCCGGCTGCCGAGCGCACCGTTTCCTATGTGTGCGACAGCGGCAACCTGTACCGGATCGCCCGCACCGACGCCAGCCTGGCGCCGCGCTGCACGGTCCCGGCCAATGCGCCGCTGCTCGCCAGCGGCGTTTCTAGCTGCGATTTCGTGTATTCCGCCAACCAGGGCGCCACCCAGGAAAGCGGCTACGCCCGGCTCCACCTCACCCTGAGCGGCAAGGACGAAGCGGTCTCGCTCACGCTCGGCGCCCATGTGGACAACGTGCCATGA
- a CDS encoding type IV pilus modification PilV family protein: MSNKRRMAGVTLVELIVAIVIVGAALAGLVAAYNRASVASADPLVTQQMLAIAESMMEEVMLKPYAGDGTKGATRASYDEIGDYANYAAQAVTDADGVAIAGLGRYKVSVAVDPLATALPGVPAAQARRINVTVTHGGESLTLSGWRTQP; the protein is encoded by the coding sequence ATGTCAAATAAAAGGCGCATGGCCGGGGTCACCCTGGTCGAACTGATCGTCGCCATCGTCATCGTCGGCGCCGCCCTGGCCGGCCTGGTCGCGGCCTACAATCGCGCCAGCGTCGCCAGCGCCGATCCCCTGGTCACCCAGCAGATGCTGGCGATCGCCGAGAGCATGATGGAAGAAGTAATGCTCAAGCCTTATGCCGGCGACGGCACGAAAGGCGCCACCCGCGCCAGCTACGACGAGATCGGCGACTATGCCAACTACGCGGCGCAGGCCGTGACCGATGCCGACGGCGTTGCCATCGCCGGCCTGGGACGCTACAAGGTCAGCGTTGCGGTCGATCCGCTGGCCACCGCCCTTCCGGGCGTGCCGGCGGCGCAGGCGCGGCGCATCAACGTCACCGTCACCCATGGCGGCGAGAGCCTGACGCTGAGCGGATGGAGGACCCAGCCATGA
- a CDS encoding pilus assembly FimT family protein encodes MRREKGFTMVELITVMILLGVLAAIGIPRLMGDNTTAAVVFGDQVASALRHAQTSAVAHRRLVCASLGERSVGLTIRTATSLPAANAGAGACTAALQGIEAGAYDSSDSKVALANAPLLLFFRPDGTVAASANGAPLGRLALDVKLGTVVQRSIRLEGSTGYVK; translated from the coding sequence TTGAGGCGCGAGAAAGGGTTCACGATGGTGGAACTGATCACGGTGATGATCCTGCTCGGCGTGCTGGCCGCGATCGGCATCCCGCGGCTGATGGGCGACAACACCACGGCGGCGGTCGTATTCGGCGACCAGGTCGCCAGTGCGCTGCGCCATGCGCAAACGTCGGCGGTGGCGCACCGGCGCCTGGTGTGTGCATCGCTGGGCGAGCGTTCGGTCGGCTTGACCATCCGCACCGCCACCAGCCTTCCCGCCGCGAATGCCGGCGCCGGCGCCTGCACCGCGGCGCTGCAGGGCATCGAGGCCGGCGCCTACGACAGCAGCGACAGCAAGGTCGCGCTGGCGAACGCGCCGCTGCTGCTGTTCTTCCGGCCGGACGGCACGGTGGCGGCCAGCGCCAACGGCGCGCCGCTCGGCCGGCTCGCCCTCGACGTCAAGCTCGGCACAGTGGTCCAGCGCAGCATCCGGCTCGAAGGAAGCACCGGCTATGTCAAATAA
- a CDS encoding DUF6701 domain-containing protein: MRLPSILTAIRTPALRLWAWLLLCALYLAQAPAYAGEVHKFDGNKVKGCQLDGKAYTCANLPSTNWDDSMSISSGYSVHVKSNVVPGWDYGLTMSGSARLTSAGAIDLSQINPAKISIAGGSFDAVGEFKVGGPVNVTANVSAGSLVLGTGPQIQITGSMVSRGAVSIASAVTINGSVSGTQVTTNSSVRISGSITSTGTVYIGSASTIGAGVSGASITTDSSVTIVGAVTSTGPVSIGSHANIDGAIKGTVVTTNSPVVLKGDIAATSRFTLASGSTVNGNITSPEVDMYAASSIVTGKVTASKYLTMGSAVRINGDVDTGQLRLEASETIINGNAAVDFATLFWHGRVSQKIFCKSGTRPGYCDCVDNQSGYEVNTANGPRCEAVKPPATGLHHFLITHDGSAGTCAVEYVKVSACANADCSTLYNGGATVTMAPGGKQVTIDASGVNTAAEVSNIATGKVNLSLTQGSTKPTVACFNGKSNSCEMEFTGGANFSISELPDHKAGHSVTAIIKALKANDSQSACVPAFVDVKAVQYSCDYVSPSTGSGEMTVTSNEGATGSFACKASASLNTRFNEKGEASVNLSYLDAGKVALKATLADVETVKGRKEFIVAPDRFELSAIKPLRAGADFKVALTAVNKSGATTPNFNAATLTALATQTEVALDCVASGVQGSLTAVKTEFAAGKASATLNYSEAGYLDLRATHTKFLASKLDTTGTTGGSANGPCQAKAGPFVPAYFQVELKDDNRKKTNFFYSGEPIPLKLSARNAQGQVTKNYPSGHGSGDTIRFSAIKVDGTAFAPAEGVITGEFEAKHFISGETVNTAPQPRFTFNNAQHAPLQIRLRADNQAADANLRIDSAYAPTDPAIAKPEQALPFIRTGRLRLGKRFGRVGTQPLQLPVTVEFWSGKSWVVNTQDSYTVIPGSAFAQTPGSAGGATPAANNLPEVKIVNGSGILSVLGNVPGWIDIAINLGPDQQDTSCLTVHPASTGAKQAWLRSPLACNGQWGSPAIDPSARATFGVFPVDNRRIIHVREVFN, from the coding sequence GTGCGCTTACCGTCCATTCTTACCGCGATTCGAACTCCAGCGCTGCGCCTGTGGGCGTGGCTGCTGCTGTGCGCGCTGTACCTGGCGCAGGCGCCTGCCTACGCCGGTGAGGTGCATAAATTCGATGGCAACAAGGTCAAGGGTTGCCAGCTCGACGGCAAGGCCTATACCTGCGCCAATCTGCCATCGACCAACTGGGACGATTCGATGTCGATCTCCAGTGGCTACAGCGTCCACGTCAAATCCAACGTTGTTCCGGGCTGGGACTATGGATTGACGATGTCGGGGAGCGCGCGCCTGACCAGTGCCGGCGCCATCGATCTCAGCCAGATCAATCCCGCCAAGATCAGCATCGCTGGCGGCTCGTTCGACGCGGTCGGCGAGTTCAAAGTGGGCGGCCCGGTCAATGTGACCGCCAACGTCAGTGCCGGGTCGCTGGTCCTGGGCACCGGCCCGCAAATCCAGATTACCGGAAGCATGGTGTCGCGCGGCGCGGTGTCGATCGCTTCCGCCGTCACCATCAACGGTTCGGTCAGCGGGACCCAGGTCACCACCAATTCGTCGGTCAGGATCAGCGGCAGCATCACCTCGACCGGGACCGTGTATATCGGTTCCGCCAGCACCATCGGCGCCGGGGTCAGCGGCGCCTCGATCACCACCGATTCCTCGGTCACGATCGTCGGCGCGGTCACCTCGACCGGGCCGGTATCGATCGGATCGCATGCCAATATCGATGGCGCCATCAAGGGCACCGTCGTCACCACCAATTCGCCGGTCGTGCTGAAAGGCGATATCGCCGCCACCAGCCGCTTCACGCTGGCCTCGGGCAGCACGGTCAACGGCAACATTACCTCGCCCGAAGTCGACATGTATGCGGCCAGCAGCATCGTCACCGGCAAGGTCACGGCATCGAAATACCTCACCATGGGGTCGGCGGTGCGCATCAACGGCGACGTCGATACCGGCCAGCTCAGGCTCGAAGCGTCGGAGACGATCATCAACGGCAATGCGGCGGTCGACTTCGCGACCCTGTTCTGGCATGGCCGCGTCAGCCAGAAGATTTTCTGCAAGAGCGGCACGCGGCCAGGCTACTGCGACTGCGTCGACAACCAGAGCGGCTACGAGGTCAATACCGCCAACGGCCCACGCTGCGAAGCCGTCAAGCCGCCGGCCACCGGCCTGCATCACTTCCTGATCACGCATGATGGCAGCGCCGGCACCTGCGCCGTCGAATACGTGAAGGTCAGCGCCTGCGCCAATGCCGACTGCTCGACGCTGTACAACGGCGGCGCCACGGTGACGATGGCGCCGGGCGGCAAGCAGGTCACGATCGATGCGAGCGGCGTCAACACCGCCGCCGAGGTGTCGAACATCGCCACCGGCAAGGTCAATCTGTCTCTCACCCAGGGCAGCACCAAGCCGACGGTCGCCTGCTTCAACGGCAAGTCGAACAGCTGCGAGATGGAGTTCACCGGCGGCGCGAACTTCAGTATCTCGGAACTCCCCGATCACAAGGCGGGCCACAGCGTCACGGCCATCATCAAGGCGCTCAAGGCCAACGATAGCCAGAGCGCCTGCGTACCCGCGTTCGTCGACGTCAAGGCGGTCCAGTACAGCTGCGACTACGTGAGTCCTTCCACCGGCAGCGGCGAGATGACCGTGACCTCGAACGAGGGGGCGACCGGCTCGTTCGCCTGCAAGGCTTCCGCTTCGCTGAATACCAGGTTCAACGAAAAAGGCGAGGCTAGCGTCAACCTGAGCTACCTTGACGCCGGCAAGGTAGCGCTCAAGGCCACCCTCGCGGATGTCGAGACGGTCAAGGGCAGGAAGGAATTCATCGTGGCGCCGGACCGTTTCGAACTCAGCGCCATCAAGCCGCTGCGGGCCGGCGCAGACTTCAAGGTCGCGCTCACGGCCGTGAACAAGAGCGGCGCCACGACACCCAATTTCAACGCCGCCACATTGACCGCGCTGGCGACGCAGACCGAGGTCGCGCTGGATTGCGTCGCGTCCGGCGTGCAAGGCAGCCTCACGGCCGTCAAGACCGAGTTCGCCGCTGGCAAGGCCAGCGCCACGCTCAACTACAGCGAAGCCGGCTACCTCGACCTGCGGGCGACGCACACCAAATTCCTCGCCAGTAAACTCGACACGACCGGCACCACCGGCGGCAGCGCCAACGGCCCGTGCCAGGCCAAGGCGGGCCCCTTCGTACCGGCCTATTTCCAGGTCGAGCTGAAAGACGATAATCGCAAGAAGACCAATTTCTTCTACTCGGGCGAACCGATCCCGCTCAAGCTGAGCGCCCGGAACGCACAGGGTCAGGTCACCAAGAACTACCCGTCCGGCCACGGCAGCGGCGACACCATCAGGTTCAGCGCCATCAAGGTAGACGGCACGGCGTTCGCCCCTGCAGAGGGCGTCATTACTGGCGAGTTCGAGGCCAAGCATTTCATCTCCGGCGAGACGGTGAACACCGCTCCACAGCCGCGCTTCACCTTCAACAATGCGCAGCACGCACCGCTCCAGATCCGCCTGCGCGCCGACAACCAGGCCGCCGACGCCAACCTGCGCATCGACTCCGCCTACGCGCCAACCGATCCGGCGATTGCCAAGCCCGAACAGGCCCTACCCTTCATCCGCACCGGCCGCCTGCGCCTCGGCAAGCGTTTCGGCCGGGTCGGCACGCAGCCGCTCCAATTGCCGGTCACGGTCGAATTCTGGAGCGGCAAGAGCTGGGTAGTGAACACCCAGGATAGCTACACCGTCATTCCCGGCAGCGCCTTCGCGCAGACGCCCGGCAGCGCCGGCGGAGCCACACCCGCCGCCAACAACCTGCCCGAGGTGAAAATCGTGAATGGCTCGGGCATTCTCTCGGTCTTGGGCAATGTGCCGGGCTGGATCGACATCGCCATCAACCTGGGGCCAGATCAGCAGGACACCTCCTGCCTGACGGTGCACCCCGCCAGCACCGGCGCCAAGCAGGCCTGGCTGCGCTCGCCCCTGGCCTGCAACGGCCAATGGGGCAGCCCTGCCATCGATCCTTCCGCGCGCGCCACCTTCGGCGTCTTCCCGGTCGACAACCGCCGCATCATCCACGTGCGCGAGGTGTTCAATTGA